The Balnearium lithotrophicum genome has a segment encoding these proteins:
- a CDS encoding glycosyltransferase: MSKAILINSLAKGGAERVAVNLFRALNFDYLIVFDDSDIAYDVPREKIICLGAPPSKGLRTKFLNLIRRVYLTKKIKKEKNIDVCISFLEPANLINVLSKGKELCITSFRVNYTETLKNDPFLGKGLLRKITVFLYKIMFKHIYNRANFMVTISNNARGDLIENFGLDERKTVTIYNPFYFENIQKLSKERLNNDEIVFENRDTIATVGRLTKQKGQWYLLRIYRELKRKFPELKLLLLGDGELKEYLVKLSEDLNLKTYVWDRDDLSGDFDVYFLGFRKNPFKYISRSKVFVFPSLWEGFPNALVEAMACGIPVVSADCRSGPREILSPDTDFNYQTKEPEFAEYGVLMPPFDVEFKKANEPLGEREKVWVEVLGELLQDEELRRKYSRKALERARDFDVKNIVKDWEGILMCRENR, translated from the coding sequence ATGTCTAAGGCAATTTTGATTAACAGTTTGGCTAAGGGAGGAGCTGAGAGGGTAGCTGTAAACCTCTTTAGAGCTCTAAACTTCGATTACTTAATAGTTTTTGATGATAGTGACATAGCTTACGATGTCCCGAGGGAAAAAATAATATGTTTGGGAGCTCCACCGTCTAAAGGTCTAAGAACAAAGTTTCTAAATTTAATTAGACGAGTGTATCTAACTAAAAAAATAAAAAAGGAAAAGAACATAGATGTTTGCATAAGTTTTCTTGAACCAGCAAACCTGATAAACGTTCTATCTAAGGGAAAAGAATTATGTATAACCTCATTTCGCGTTAACTATACAGAAACGCTGAAGAATGACCCCTTTCTTGGTAAAGGTTTACTGAGAAAAATCACAGTCTTCCTGTACAAGATTATGTTTAAACACATTTACAACAGAGCCAATTTCATGGTAACAATATCAAACAACGCAAGAGGTGACTTGATAGAAAATTTTGGACTTGATGAGAGAAAAACTGTTACCATATACAATCCCTTTTATTTTGAGAATATTCAAAAGTTAAGCAAAGAAAGACTTAACAACGATGAAATTGTTTTCGAAAACAGAGATACAATAGCGACAGTTGGTAGATTAACAAAACAAAAGGGACAATGGTACTTACTCAGGATTTACAGGGAACTTAAGAGAAAGTTTCCAGAGTTGAAACTCCTCCTGCTTGGAGATGGAGAGTTAAAGGAGTACTTGGTAAAACTATCTGAGGACCTGAACCTTAAAACCTACGTATGGGATAGAGATGACTTAAGTGGAGATTTTGACGTTTACTTTTTAGGGTTCAGAAAGAACCCATTCAAGTACATATCTCGTTCGAAGGTCTTTGTTTTCCCATCTCTCTGGGAGGGATTCCCTAATGCCTTAGTTGAGGCTATGGCTTGTGGAATTCCTGTAGTCTCAGCTGACTGCAGAAGTGGCCCAAGGGAGATTCTATCTCCAGATACGGATTTCAACTATCAAACTAAAGAGCCTGAGTTTGCGGAGTACGGAGTACTTATGCCACCTTTTGATGTGGAATTCAAAAAGGCTAATGAACCTTTAGGGGAAAGGGAAAAGGTTTGGGTTGAAGTTTTAGGAGAACTTCTACAAGATGAAGAACTAAGAAGGAAGTATTCAAGAAAAGCTTTAGAGAGAGCTAGGGATTTTGATGTTAAAAATATTGTTAAGGACTGGGAAGGGATTTTAATGTGCCGGGAGAATCGTTAA
- a CDS encoding class I SAM-dependent methyltransferase, translated as MKSNSYVECPICRTEVKKDGFIEAYESPFNNQKYELYECPECELQWWEPLRMVPEFYENDVFNLYTSFHEGVRTKIGQNHKAFLKYFPGKIKGKLLDIGCGDGIFLREAQKHGFEVWGIDFDKKSVEVVKKSLGVETVYPMSLEEFCEFAKEKNVKFDVVTFFEVLEHQDKLRNFLEMVKSLLKEGGYIAGSVPNRERLFSEVDWKYFNGDYPPHHFLRFSKGALENTLKLVGFSNVEVYKLDFPKEELPAYIEKKVFGSGIDRLKVILKGKALQNQKLANAVKVEDMDKINPSPYYRILKLLKGFRNKLLFPMTLAYSYKLKGRGIYLYFQARLRNV; from the coding sequence ATGAAAAGTAATAGTTACGTTGAGTGTCCGATATGCAGAACAGAAGTTAAAAAGGATGGTTTCATTGAGGCATACGAATCACCCTTTAATAATCAAAAGTACGAACTTTACGAGTGTCCTGAGTGTGAACTTCAGTGGTGGGAACCTCTTAGAATGGTTCCAGAATTCTACGAAAATGACGTCTTCAATTTGTATACCTCCTTTCATGAGGGAGTCAGGACAAAGATAGGTCAAAATCACAAAGCTTTTTTAAAGTATTTTCCAGGGAAAATAAAAGGAAAACTATTAGACATTGGGTGTGGTGATGGAATCTTTCTTAGAGAAGCCCAGAAACATGGCTTTGAAGTTTGGGGAATCGACTTTGATAAAAAAAGTGTTGAGGTAGTAAAGAAATCGTTAGGGGTTGAGACAGTTTATCCTATGAGTCTTGAGGAGTTTTGTGAGTTTGCAAAAGAAAAAAACGTAAAGTTTGACGTAGTAACGTTCTTTGAGGTTCTTGAACACCAGGACAAACTGAGGAATTTTTTAGAAATGGTTAAAAGTTTACTCAAGGAGGGAGGATATATTGCCGGTTCTGTTCCAAATAGGGAAAGACTGTTTAGTGAAGTTGACTGGAAGTATTTCAATGGTGATTATCCTCCCCACCACTTTCTTCGTTTTTCAAAGGGAGCTCTCGAAAATACCCTCAAATTAGTAGGCTTCTCAAATGTAGAGGTTTATAAATTGGACTTTCCAAAGGAAGAACTCCCTGCCTACATAGAAAAAAAAGTTTTTGGAAGTGGTATTGATAGATTAAAAGTAATCCTGAAGGGAAAAGCTCTGCAAAATCAAAAACTTGCAAATGCAGTAAAAGTTGAGGATATGGATAAAATTAATCCATCACCCTACTATAGGATTTTAAAACTACTAAAAGGCTTCAGAAATAAACTACTTTTTCCTATGACATTAGCATACTCTTACAAATTGAAGGGAAGAGGGATATACCTTTACTTTCAGGCAAGGTTGAGGAATGTCTAA
- a CDS encoding glycosyltransferase family 4 protein, translating to MDVATKKRRLVFVSNTSWSLWNFRLELMRTLRESGFDVVTVAPKDDYSQYLEREFRHYNLRNLDRKGANLFKDFKLFMEFVKLYGEIEPDLVINFTIKPNIYSSIAAKLLGIPSISVLSGLGYVFLRKSFMKNLVKALYLAAFRCNRYVVFLNKHDLQELKNITGSKGIVIPGEGVNPSFFSPDICKREEKRKFIFLFIGRFLKDKGIVELIEASKKLYNDNKNFQLWLLGGVDRGNPASLKESNLEELRKFPFVKIFPFTRDVRPYICGSDCVVLPSYREGLSRTLLEAMSMEKPIITTDVPGCKDVCFDGLNGLVVKPRDTEELYLAMKKMVKLPPEKRTFMGKSGRKLILEKFSKQIILKKYVELIEEVLHQ from the coding sequence ATGGATGTAGCTACTAAGAAAAGAAGATTGGTTTTTGTTTCCAATACTTCTTGGTCGCTGTGGAACTTCCGTTTAGAGCTTATGCGTACATTGAGAGAATCAGGTTTTGATGTAGTCACAGTCGCTCCTAAAGATGACTATTCACAGTATCTTGAAAGAGAATTCAGACATTACAATCTAAGGAACCTTGACAGAAAAGGGGCAAATTTATTTAAAGATTTCAAGTTATTTATGGAGTTTGTAAAACTCTATGGAGAAATAGAACCTGATTTAGTTATCAACTTTACTATTAAACCTAACATTTACAGTTCCATAGCAGCAAAACTTTTAGGTATACCAAGTATAAGCGTTCTTTCTGGATTAGGATACGTTTTCCTTAGAAAAAGCTTTATGAAAAATTTGGTTAAAGCCTTATACTTGGCTGCTTTTAGATGCAATAGATATGTTGTTTTCTTAAACAAGCACGACCTACAAGAATTGAAGAATATAACAGGAAGTAAAGGAATTGTAATCCCGGGCGAAGGAGTGAATCCTTCCTTTTTTTCTCCTGATATTTGCAAAAGGGAAGAGAAGAGAAAATTTATATTTCTATTTATCGGAAGGTTTCTCAAGGACAAAGGGATAGTTGAGCTTATAGAGGCATCAAAAAAGCTGTACAACGATAACAAAAATTTTCAGCTATGGCTTTTAGGAGGAGTAGATAGGGGGAATCCTGCTTCCTTGAAAGAAAGTAACTTAGAAGAATTGCGTAAATTTCCCTTTGTAAAAATATTTCCATTTACAAGGGACGTTCGTCCCTACATCTGTGGTAGCGATTGTGTCGTATTACCTTCGTACAGAGAAGGTCTCTCAAGAACACTTTTAGAAGCTATGTCTATGGAGAAACCTATAATAACGACCGATGTTCCAGGATGTAAGGACGTATGCTTTGACGGTTTAAACGGTTTGGTAGTAAAACCAAGGGATACTGAGGAACTATATTTAGCCATGAAAAAAATGGTGAAGTTACCGCCAGAAAAAAGAACGTTTATGGGAAAATCTGGAAGAAAGTTAATTTTAGAAAAATTTAGTAAACAGATAATTTTGAAGAAATACGTAGAGTTGATAGAAGAAGTTCTTCATCAGTAA
- the asnB gene encoding asparagine synthase (glutamine-hydrolyzing), which produces MCRIAGFWDLTYRGNYDLERVAVSMRDSLTHGGPDDAGVYLEPERGLALGHRRLSIIDLSPSGHQPMEFDNLVIVYNGEVYNFTEIKRNLEAEGYTFSSNSDTEVVLKAFHRWGTDAVHMFRGMFAFAIWDKRERKLYLYRDRIGVKPLYFYYRDGTFMFASEIKSFHRHPKFRKELNEVSLALYLQYGYISGNYSIFKNTYKLPPGHFLTIDSKGNIKTTKYWDVESLFIKGEKEREKWLSRPEEELIDELEEILTDSFKLRLVSDVPVGMFLSGGIDSTIVSALLVKEGVKPKTFTIGFYEETYNEAPYAKKIAEFLGTDHTEFYCTPKEALDIIHKLPEIYDEPFGDSSAIPTYLVSKLAKSQVKVSLSADGGDEQFCGYTRYWIVGERIKKLSRLPFISLLKGAFRLISPSLAAEIYRTFSFMFPKWNNFKDKYSKLRKVLEAYQDFRLQYDISNKLFLEEDLGDLGVKFEGRYPTNLDFLEVYPDNPMEFMMLYDLKTYLPDDILVKVDRATMSVSLEGREPFLDHKILEWTSRLPVEFKWRNGISKYLLRKLLYRYVPKELVDRPKQGFGVPVYEWFKSELKELYREYLNFERIKREGIFNHQEVNRLLNDYLNDRGVNHNKLWLLFVFEMWKERWM; this is translated from the coding sequence ATGTGCCGTATAGCAGGGTTTTGGGATTTAACATACAGGGGAAACTATGACCTTGAAAGGGTAGCTGTCTCTATGAGAGACAGCTTAACCCATGGTGGTCCAGACGATGCTGGAGTTTATTTAGAACCGGAAAGAGGCCTTGCATTAGGCCATAGGAGACTCTCCATAATTGACCTTTCTCCCTCAGGGCATCAACCTATGGAGTTTGACAACCTCGTTATCGTTTACAACGGTGAGGTCTATAACTTTACAGAAATAAAAAGAAATTTAGAAGCTGAGGGATACACGTTCTCCTCCAACTCCGATACGGAAGTTGTTCTCAAGGCTTTTCACAGGTGGGGCACAGATGCCGTTCACATGTTTAGGGGAATGTTTGCCTTTGCCATCTGGGACAAGAGAGAAAGGAAACTGTACCTATACCGGGATAGAATAGGAGTAAAACCTCTCTATTTCTACTATAGAGACGGAACTTTTATGTTTGCATCCGAAATAAAGTCCTTCCATAGGCATCCTAAATTTAGAAAGGAACTAAACGAAGTCTCCCTTGCTCTATATCTGCAGTACGGGTACATATCGGGAAACTACAGTATTTTTAAAAATACGTACAAACTACCACCAGGCCACTTTCTCACTATTGATTCTAAAGGAAATATAAAAACAACAAAGTACTGGGATGTAGAGTCACTTTTTATTAAAGGAGAAAAGGAAAGGGAAAAGTGGCTTAGCAGGCCTGAAGAGGAGTTGATAGACGAACTTGAAGAAATCCTTACAGATAGCTTCAAATTGAGGCTCGTTTCTGATGTCCCTGTTGGTATGTTTTTAAGCGGAGGAATAGATTCAACAATTGTTTCGGCTCTCCTTGTAAAGGAAGGTGTAAAACCGAAAACGTTCACTATAGGATTTTACGAAGAAACTTACAACGAAGCTCCCTACGCAAAAAAAATAGCTGAATTCTTAGGTACAGACCATACAGAGTTCTACTGTACCCCTAAAGAGGCCCTTGATATAATTCATAAACTTCCAGAAATTTACGATGAACCCTTTGGAGATTCCTCAGCAATTCCCACGTACCTCGTTTCAAAACTTGCCAAGAGTCAGGTAAAAGTCTCTCTCTCTGCAGATGGTGGAGATGAACAGTTCTGTGGATATACAAGGTACTGGATAGTAGGAGAGCGAATAAAGAAACTTTCAAGATTACCTTTTATTTCACTTCTAAAGGGTGCTTTTAGATTAATCAGTCCAAGTCTTGCTGCAGAGATTTACAGAACGTTTAGTTTTATGTTCCCAAAGTGGAACAACTTTAAGGATAAATATTCAAAATTAAGGAAAGTACTTGAAGCCTATCAGGACTTCAGACTACAGTACGATATATCAAATAAACTTTTCCTTGAGGAAGATTTAGGTGATTTAGGTGTTAAATTTGAAGGGAGATATCCAACCAATTTGGACTTTCTTGAAGTATACCCTGATAATCCAATGGAATTTATGATGCTTTACGACCTTAAAACGTACCTGCCTGACGATATTCTGGTAAAAGTAGATAGAGCTACAATGTCTGTTTCTCTTGAAGGAAGAGAACCTTTCTTAGACCATAAAATATTGGAATGGACTTCACGTCTACCCGTGGAGTTTAAGTGGAGGAACGGTATAAGTAAGTATCTTTTAAGGAAGCTACTCTACAGATACGTTCCTAAGGAACTTGTTGATAGGCCTAAGCAGGGGTTTGGAGTTCCAGTTTACGAGTGGTTCAAAAGTGAGCTTAAAGAGCTGTACAGGGAATACCTAAATTTTGAAAGGATTAAAAGGGAAGGTATTTTTAATCATCAGGAGGTTAATAGACTCCTAAATGACTACTTGAATGATAGAGGCGTTAACCATAACAAACTTTGGCTTTTGTTTGTATTTGAAATGTGGAAGGAAAGATGGATGTAG
- a CDS encoding glycosyltransferase yields MSLKFLINSLEGGGAEAALVRLLPFLNVEKVFLLEKGVKFEVSKEEIFILSEHTIKTNSLYKTLFIPVYSWRLASQLKNKDTVISFLERANFVNIVSNLFKKHKTVISVRMNQLEGHRGFGVVNKFLVRILYPKADTVVAVSQGVKNSLIKLGVPEEKIKIIYNPYPIHLIQNLSEEPVEGIFEGAPFIITVGRLTKPKGQWYLLRIFRELKKKFPELKLLLLGDGELKDYLVKLSENLGLRTYLWDRDKLSGDFDVYFLGFKKNPFKYISRSKLFVFPSLWEGFPNALVEAMACGIPVVSADCRSGPREILSPDTDFNYQTKEPEFAEYGVLMPPFDVEFKKANKPLEKRERIWVEVLGKLLQDEELRKKYSKKALERARDFDVENIVKDWEKLLREV; encoded by the coding sequence ATGTCCTTAAAATTTCTGATTAACTCTCTTGAAGGTGGTGGAGCAGAGGCAGCTTTAGTAAGACTTCTTCCTTTTTTAAATGTAGAAAAGGTATTTTTGTTAGAAAAAGGTGTTAAGTTTGAAGTTTCCAAAGAAGAAATTTTTATTTTATCTGAACATACAATAAAAACTAATTCGCTGTATAAAACGCTGTTTATTCCTGTTTACTCATGGAGGCTGGCTTCCCAATTAAAAAATAAGGATACCGTCATTTCCTTCTTAGAAAGGGCAAACTTTGTTAACATAGTTTCAAATTTATTTAAAAAGCACAAAACTGTAATATCGGTGAGAATGAATCAATTAGAAGGTCACAGGGGATTTGGAGTTGTTAATAAATTTTTAGTTAGAATTTTATATCCAAAAGCAGATACTGTTGTAGCAGTTTCCCAAGGAGTAAAAAACAGCCTTATAAAGCTTGGAGTTCCAGAGGAGAAAATCAAGATAATTTACAATCCGTATCCCATTCATCTAATACAGAATTTATCAGAAGAGCCTGTAGAGGGAATTTTCGAGGGAGCTCCCTTTATTATTACCGTCGGCAGGTTAACAAAGCCAAAGGGTCAATGGTATTTACTAAGAATTTTCAGAGAACTGAAGAAGAAATTTCCAGAGCTAAAACTCCTTCTACTTGGAGATGGTGAGTTAAAGGATTACTTGGTAAAGCTATCAGAGAATTTAGGCCTTAGAACCTACCTATGGGATAGGGATAAGCTAAGTGGTGATTTTGACGTTTACTTCTTGGGATTTAAAAAAAATCCATTTAAGTACATATCCCGTTCAAAACTGTTTGTTTTTCCATCCCTATGGGAGGGATTCCCTAATGCCTTAGTTGAGGCTATGGCTTGTGGAATTCCTGTAGTCTCAGCTGACTGCAGAAGTGGCCCAAGGGAGATTCTATCTCCAGATACGGACTTCAACTATCAAACTAAAGAGCCTGAGTTTGCAGAGTACGGGGTACTCATGCCTCCGTTTGATGTGGAGTTCAAGAAGGCTAATAAACCTTTGGAGAAAAGGGAAAGAATTTGGGTTGAAGTTTTAGGAAAACTTCTACAAGATGAAGAATTAAGAAAGAAGTATTCAAAAAAGGCTTTAGAGAGAGCTAGGGATTTTGATGTCGAAAATATTGTTAAGGACTGGGAAAAATTACTAAGGGAAGTTTAG
- a CDS encoding MraY family glycosyltransferase: MLYLILAFSVTFIMCWILIRMKQEKFMDISQGVQKFHTWDVPRTGGIAIFFSLVVVSVAFYIAKKSFTKEVVLLIISAVPVFLGGTLEDITKKVSPRVRLSLGFLSGVLSCFLLGANIIRLDIPVLDSILKDSFILSMFLSAFALAGISNAMNIIDGFNGLASGISVIIFLSYAYLSFLLGDQFLLYFNLVIFAAVVGFFLWNFPLGKIFLGDGGAYTLGFFAGLNGILLVNRHPQVSAWFPLLLLIYPIWETLFSIWRKKFARNLNPFEPDAIHFHMLVYKRIVKPKFKNIDERIRNSFTSFYPWLLQMVATIPALLFWNNKYLLMLFTVVFIVIYVWLYFRIVKFKIPKFLKV; the protein is encoded by the coding sequence ATGTTATACCTGATACTGGCATTTTCAGTAACTTTCATTATGTGTTGGATTCTCATAAGAATGAAACAGGAAAAATTTATGGATATTTCTCAAGGAGTTCAGAAGTTCCATACATGGGACGTTCCAAGGACTGGAGGAATTGCTATATTCTTCTCGTTGGTTGTAGTTTCTGTTGCATTCTACATAGCTAAGAAGAGTTTCACAAAAGAGGTTGTCCTTTTAATCATTTCTGCCGTACCGGTCTTTTTAGGAGGAACTCTTGAGGATATAACTAAAAAGGTAAGCCCAAGGGTTCGCCTATCTTTGGGGTTTCTATCGGGAGTTCTATCCTGTTTTCTCTTAGGAGCTAATATTATTAGGTTAGATATACCAGTTTTAGATAGTATTTTAAAGGATTCATTTATTCTTTCAATGTTTCTTTCTGCCTTTGCCCTTGCAGGAATTTCCAATGCTATGAATATTATAGATGGTTTTAACGGACTTGCTTCAGGTATTAGTGTTATTATCTTCCTATCCTACGCTTACCTTTCATTTCTACTAGGAGACCAATTTTTACTCTACTTTAATTTGGTAATTTTTGCCGCTGTAGTAGGCTTTTTCCTCTGGAATTTTCCATTAGGAAAAATATTCTTAGGAGACGGCGGAGCATATACGTTAGGATTTTTTGCAGGATTAAACGGTATTCTACTTGTCAACAGACATCCTCAAGTTTCTGCCTGGTTCCCCCTTTTACTGTTAATATATCCAATCTGGGAAACCCTCTTTTCCATATGGAGAAAGAAATTTGCTCGTAACTTGAATCCGTTTGAACCTGATGCTATACACTTCCATATGCTTGTCTATAAAAGAATAGTAAAACCAAAATTTAAAAACATAGACGAAAGAATCAGAAATTCCTTTACATCATTCTACCCATGGTTACTTCAGATGGTAGCAACTATTCCTGCTTTGCTCTTTTGGAACAATAAGTACTTACTTATGTTGTTTACAGTTGTTTTTATAGTTATCTATGTCTGGTTATACTTCAGAATAGTAAAGTTCAAAATACCGAAATTTTTAAAAGTTTAA